Below is a genomic region from Microbacterium sp. LWO12-1.2.
GGCACCGTGATCGGGGCGCTCGACGAGCTGGCACGCAGCATCCGCATCGCCGACGACCTCACCGGCGGCGAGTCCCCCGACGTGCTGCGGCTTCCGCCGGCCTGAGCCGCCGTCGCCGCCGTCGCCGGGGCAGGCGATCACTCGAGCGTAGGCAGATTCTCCCGGAATCGTCCTACCTCCGCGCATTCACCTACCGCCGCGAACTCAGCCCGCTCCCTCAGTCCAGTCCGCGCTCCGCGAGCCATTCGCGCGCGACCTTCGCCGGCGCCCGCACGAGCCAGGCATCGGCGATGATCTCGGCCAGCCGATCGCGGTCCACCGCGTCCAGGGGCACGAGCAGACCGGGGTAGCCGTCGAAGTGCGGAATCGTGAACAGCCCCTCGGGTTCGGCGGCGAGCAGCGCCTCCTTCTCCTCCAGGCCGCTCACCCGCACCGCCAGCACCGGCCCCTCCGGCCAGGACCGTCCGAGCTCGTCGAGCTGACGCGAATCCGTCGCGCTCGGTCCGCGCATCCACGCGAACTGTCCGCTCTTCAGCCGCCATGCCGGCTGCCCGGTGTGCCCGCTCACACTCTCCGCTGCGCCGGGGAGTGCGAGGGCGATCTCGCGCACGTCATCGATGCCCGCCATCCCGACATCGTCCCGCACCCGTCCACCTGCCACAATGACCCCATGAACTCCGAGTGGGCCGCACCGGCCTCGCACCGCGACCTCCTCGACCGCGGCATCGCCGCCCGCAAACGCACGCCTCGCCGCGCCCTGGCCGAGCTGGCCGACGGCACCCGCGATCCCCTCGGCATCCTCGCCGCCCAGAATCGCGATCGCATCCCCGAGCTGGTCCCGTTGCGGGCGGAGCGGATGGCGGTGAGCCCCTTCACGTTCTACCGGGGAACCGCGGCGCTGATGGCCGCAGATCTGGCCGATGCCCCGCACAGCGGCATCCTCGTCGCATCCTGCGGAGACGCGCACGTGTCGAACTTCGGGTTCTACGCCTCGGCGGAGCGCAGCCTGATGTTCGACCTCAACGATTTCGACGAGGCGGCGTGGGCGCCCTGGGAGTGGGACGTCAAGCGACTCGTCGCCAGCATCGTCGTCGGCGGGCAGGCGTCCGGCCGACCGGATGACGTGATCGACGATGCCGTGCGCGGGGCAGTCGCCACGTATGCCCGGGGAATCGCCCGAGCCACCGAACTGAGCCCGACCGCACGCTACTTCACGCACTTCAGCGTCGAGTCGGCCAGAGGCCTGCTCGACAAGGCATCGCAGAAGGTGATCCGCGGCGCGGTCAAGCAGGCCGAGCGCCGCACCGGCGAGCGCGCGGTGCGGCGACTCACCGAGACGGATGCCGGGGGCCGACGGCGCTTCCTGCCCCAGGCGCCCACCACGACTCCGGTCGGCGCGGAGGTGCACCAGCTGGTCCATGACCTCGTCGCGCAGTACCGCCGCACCGCGAGCTCCGACATCGCCCTGCTCTTCGAACACTTCACCGTGAGCGACATCGCCCGACGGGTGGTCGGCGTCGGCAGCGTGGGCACCCGCTGCTACCTCGTGCTGTTCCAGGACGGCGAAGGCCACACCCTGCTGATGCAGCCGAAGCAGGCCTCGCGCAGCGTGCTCGTGGAGTATGGCCGCATCGCGCAGCCCGCGGCCCTGCAGGAGGTGATCGACGCCTCCGGCGAAGGCGCCCGCGTCACATCGATGCAGCGCATCCTGCAGGCGCTCTCGGATCCTTTCCTCGGGCACCTGCGCGGTCCGAACGCCGACTTCTACGTGCGGCAGTTCCACGACATGAAGGGGAGCATCGACGTCGAGGAGCTCGAGGACGGGCCGTTCATCACGTATGCCCAGGCGTGCGCGGCCACGGTCGCACGGGCACACAGCCAGTCCGTGACGGCATCCGAAGTGGCCGGCTACATCGGCAGCGGACGCGTGGTCGGGCAGGCGCTGCTCGACTGGGCGCGCGCCTACGCCGAGGTGTCGCTCGCCGACTATCGGGCCTTCCTGGCGGCATCCGTCGCGCCGTGAGGTAGGCGATCACACGGGCGTAGGCCGATCTGCACAGGATCGCCCTACGCCCGCGTATTCACCTGCCGCCAGAACTGGCTGGCTGGCAGGCAGCCTCAGACGGCGACGTCTCCCACCAGGTTGACCTTGATGCCCATGCCGGCGAACATCGCGGCCTTGGCGATCAGGGCCTTGTCGGCGGTCTCGGCGTCGGGCGCGTAGACCGTCTGGGCGTGGTTGGCCTTGTGGCGGGCCATGAACTGGTCGCGCGAGATGCCGTGCAGCACCACGTGGGCGATCGGCCACTCCGGGTTCGTCGCGTCCTTGCGGCGCTGGGTCTCCTCCGCCGGCAGCTCGACCACCGAGGCGCGGAAGATGTCGGCCTGCAGGATGCCGTCGGCGATGAAGACGCGCGACAGCACGAGCTCTCCGGACTTCGAGACACCGTTGATCGTGGCGCCGCCCGCCGGGAAGAACACGTGGCCCTGACGCCATCCTTCGGCGTTCTGCCATCCGCCCAGGTGCGAGGCGGGAACAGAGCCCGAGATCTCGTACACCCACACGAACTGTCCGTCGTAGTCCTCGCCCCAGCGCACGTCGTGCAGCGTGTTGTCGGGCACCAGGCCCATGGCGCGCCACACACGGTCGGTCACGAGCGCGTCGACCGCGACGCCCTCGTCGGCCTCGTTGAAGTGCGGGAACGCGCGGCCCTCGTGCAGCACGCGCGAGCCGTCGCGCGAGGTCACGGGAGGACGCTCGGTGGAGTTCAGGATGCCCTCGGCCAGGTCGGATGCCGGCACCAGGTCCTTCAGACCCTGCTGGTACTGGATGCCGACCGCGTCGAGGCCGAAGTCGTCGGCGATGCGGAGAGCGGCGATGTACATCTTCAGCTGCCACTGCACCTGCTCGCGCGTGAGCTCGGTGGCGGCATCCTCGCCGTAGATGAAGGTCATGCCCGCGTCGATCAGCCAGTCGTAGGCGGCATCCGCCTCGTCCTCGCCGACGTTCAGCATCTCGGCGTACAGCGCGGACTGCGACAGGCGCTCCTTGTAGATGCCCGTCTTGTTGAGCAGCTCGTCGTCGAAGATCGCGTTGTACATGCCCATGCAGCCCTCATCGAAGACGCCGATGATGGCCTTCTCCGCCAGGAGCTCGGCGGCGAGCGCCTCACCCAGCTGCTTCTCGGGGCTGTCGGGCAGCTCGGGCAGGCCGCGCACGTGCGAGGCATCGTGCGTGATGGCGCCGGTCTCGGTCCACTCCTTGATGCCGGCGCGGAACCACTCGTCGGTGAAGTCGACCGACCAGATCGTCGCGTACGGCTTGTCCATCTTGGTGAGGCCGGCGTTCAGACCGAGCAATCCGACGAGTCCCGGCCAGTCGCCCGCGAAGTTCGCGACCGTGAGGATCGGCCCCTGGTGCGTGCGCAGGCCGGCGAGCACATGATGCGAGTACTGCCACACGGCCTCGGCGACGATGAGCGGCGCGTCGACGGGGATGTTCTTGAAGACTTCGAGTCCCATGCGCTGGCTCGAGATGAAGCCGTGGCCGGTGGAGGGGTCGACGTCGTTGGCGCGGATGACGGTCCAGCCGAGGTCGTTGAAGACGCCGGTGACGCCCGCCTCGAGCTCGACCTGCACGGGCCAGCCGCCGGTATTGGCGGCCTCGCGCAGGTCGCCCGAGGCGATCAGGTACGCGGTCTTCGGTGCGGATGCCGGACGGGATGCCGGGGTCGGCAGTGTGTAGGTCATGATTCCTCCGTTGATGAAGTCGAGGGGCGGGAGTGGGGTGCGGAGTCTGTCGCCGCGCGCTGGTCGGCGGCGAGTTCGTGGACGACCTCCACCGTCGCCGCGTACAGGCGCACGTACCGGTCGAACAGGGTGTCGTAGGTCGCGCGCAGGGCAGCGTTCGGGGTGATGGTCTGCGCGACCGGGTTCCAGTCGGTGATGAGCGGTGCCTCGGCGTCGGCGGCGGTCGCGGTGGCGGCGAGGAACGCGGCGCCGTAGCTCGCGCCGATGGTCGTGGCCGGCACCTCCTGCACCAGTCCGGTCACGTCGGAGACGACCTGGAGCCACAGCTGCCCCTGGGTTCCCCCGCCGACCGCGACGATACGACGGATGTCGGCACCGGCCTCGCGCATGGTCTCGACGTTGTGCCGCACACCCAGCGCCGTCGCCTCGAGTGCCGCGCGATACAGGTCACCCCGGCTGTGCTCGAGGGTCAACCCGGCGATGACACCGCGGGCGTCCGGGTCCTGGATCGGCGTGCGCTCGCCGGCGAAGTACGGCAGCACCAGCAGACCGCGCGCGCCGGGGCCCGATGCCTCGGCCTCGGCGAGCAACTGGGGGTAGTCGGCGTCAGTGAGGTCCTTGAGCCAGGCCGTCAGGGCGCCGGAGGTCGAGAGGCCGCCGGCGAGGTTGCGCGTGCCGGGGAACACGCCGGCCGTGGTCCACATCGAGGGGGTGCGCAGCGTCTCCTCGCCGGTCGCCACGCTGTTCGTGAAGACCATGAACATCGTCGTGCCGTACATGAGCATGAGGTCGCCGGGCTCGTGCGCGCCGACGCTGACGGCCTCGGTCCAGGCGTCGATCGTGCCGGTGATCACCGGGATGCCCGCCGCGAGGCCGGTGAGCGCCGCAGCGTCGTCGGTGACGGTACCGGCGATGTCACCCGCCCAGGCGAGTCGCGGCTGCGCGATGGTCGCGGCGTACTGCTCCCAGAACGGCGCATGCCACTGCTCGTTCTCGATGTCGTACAGCGGCGAGACCTGGCTGGCCGACTGATGGTCGAGCACGTAGGCGCCGGTGAGCTTGCGAGCGAGCCAGGATGCGGGCATGAACAGTCGGCGCGCCCGCGCCCAGGCGTCCGGCTCCTCATCGGCGACCCAGGCGATCTTCGGGCCGCCGGCCTGCGAAGTCAGCGTCGAGCCGCCCACGCGGGTGATCTCCGCGACGCCGAGGTCGGCGGTCATCCGCTCGATCTGATCGCCGGCCCTGGTGTCGACGCCGTACAGGATCGCGGGGCGCACAGGCTCGTCGTCTTCATCCGCGAGCAGGATGCAGGGGCCCATGCCGCTCACGCCGACCGCGGTCACCTCGGCGTCGGGGTGCGCGCTCAGGAGTTCACGGGTGATCGAGACGAACTCGTCCCACCAGATCGCGGCATCCATCTCGACCCAGCCCGTGCGGGGGCGGGAGACGTCGTGGGCGCGGGTGGCCGAGGCGATGATCGCACCGTCGGCGGCGACCAGCACACCCTTGGTGCTCGACGTGCCGACATCCACTCCCAGAGTGCATCGCATGGCGTCCTCCTTGATCGCGCTGGCCTTCCGAAAGCGTAGCTGAAATCGATTTCATGATGCAAGCCCCGACGCGGCGATCAGAAAGAGGAGTCTCAGACGCGCACGGCGCTGGCGTGCTGCACCTCGCCACGCAGCACCACGGTGCGTGCGGGCTGGGCGTCTCCGCCGATGCGCTCGAGCAGCATCCGCGCCGCCGTGACCCCCATGTGCCTGGCGGGCAGGCGCACCATCGTGACCGCGGTCGGAGACAGCGTGGTGAACGGCAACGAGCCGACCACGGCCACCCCGAACTGCGGCGGCGTGAGACCCCGCTCGGTGAGCACCTGGATCGCCCCGACGCCAATGAGGTTGTTGCCGGCGACAACGGCATCCGGCGGTTCGGGGAGGTCCAGCAGCTCCTCCATCGCCGCGCGGGCGCCGTCGACGCGGAAGGTCGCGAAGCGCTGCAGCGCGCCGATCTCCGCCGACAGCTCTGCAGCGGCGAGTGCGGCCCGCCACCCGGCGGCGCGGTCGGCCGCGGTGTCGATGTCCTCAGGCCCGCCGATGTAGGCGATACGCCGGTAGCCGGCCTCGATCAGCGACTCGGTCGCCGCGATGCCCGCAGCCCTGTTCGCGATCACGACGCCGTCGACGTCATACCGGGTGGCGCGGTCGACGGCGACGACGGGACGCCCGGTGGAGAGGATGCTGTCGAGGTTCGTGGCCTCGGATGCCGTCGCGATGATCACGCCCGACATGTGCTCGGCGATCGCGATCTGCAGGTACGTCGCCTCCTTCTCGGTCTGCGAGTCGGAGTTGCACAGCACGACCGAGTATCCGGCCTCGGAGGCGACATCCTCGACCCCGCGCGCCATCTCGGTGAAGTACGGGTTCTCGATGTCGGGGATGACGAGGGCGATGACCTCGGAGCTCTGTGTACGCAGCGAGCGCGCCGTCCGATTCGGGGTGAAGTTCAGATCAGCAGCGGCTTTGCGCACCGCGGCGACCTTCTCGGCCGAGACGCTGGTGCCGTTGAACACCCGCGAAACCGTCGCCGGCGAGACACCCGCCCGTTCCGCGACATCGTAGATCGTCGTCATGGGCACTCACTGTAACCGATTTCAGTGTGACAGCGGAGGTCCGACCGGGCACCTGCGCGCATCGGATCTGACATGCTGAAGTCATGGAACCGGAGTTGCACGCATCAGTGGGCGACGTCGATGCGCGGCTGACGAGAGCGCGGAACTCCGTAGCTTCCTCGGCGGCGCAGATCAAGAACGCTCTGGGCAGCATCATCGCGCTGACCAGCACGCCACCCCCGGCGAATCAGCCGCTGTGGCGACGAGTCGACGTGTTCGCACGGGCGGATCTCAAGGAGCTCCTGAACCCTGACGCCCAGAGCGACATCGCCGCCTGCCTCCGCCTGCTCGTGTCCCTGCACAATCGACTCACCGATGCGCGCTGGGAGATCTCGACGGCGCGCGATACGGCGGGCCGCGAGATCCTCAGAGGCCGCGGGAGCGGCATCACCACTACGACGACGATCACGACCACGACCACCACCGAGTCGATCGAACTCCTGGCCGACGTCTTCACCACCGTCGCCGACGCGCTCGTATCCCTCGACACCCGGCTGACCGCGCAGACCGTGTTCACTGCGCCGCTGCCGATCTCGGTGCGCGCGTATGTCCGTGAGATCCAGGCCGCCACCGCCCGGATCTCCGCCCAGCCGGACGACGCCTGGACGTGGGAGTCGCACCTCGACGCAGACTGACGCGCTCGCCCCTGCTCGGTACGAGCCACGCTCAGATGGCGCGAGCATCCTCCTCTGCCGTGACCGCGATGTGCTCCTGCAGTCGGGTGAACACCGTATCCAGGCGCGCGCGCCCGTCATCGTCCACGGCGGGCAGCGGGGCACGGCAGTCGCCGAGAGGCACAGACAACCGGCCCCCGAGGTACTTGGCCGCACCGAAGACGCCGACCTCGACCATGCCCTCGACCGTGTCGTTGATGCGCACCTGCACCGCGCGCGCCCCGTCGAGGTCTCCCCGGGCGAAGCGGCGGCGCAACGAGAGGAACAGCTCGATCTGCAGGCTCACCGTGGTGCCGATCGCCCCGCGGGCGCCGATCGACAGCGCCGGCAGGTAGAACTCGTCGAACCCGTTCACGAGCGTCAGGTGCGGGTAGCGGCGGATGATGCGCTCGGCCCCGTACAGGTTGCGCGAGGTGTGCTTCACGCCGACCACCTGCGGCAGCGCGAGCAGCTCGTCGAAGCCGCCCTCGGAGATGTCGCGGCCGGTGAACTGGGGGATGTTGTAGAGCACGAAGGGCAGGTCGACCGCGTCGATCACGGAGCGGAAGTGCCGCACCACGTCGGGGGTCGAGTAGCCGTAGTACAGCGGCGGGATCATGGAGATCGCCGCGACTCCGGCATCCTTCGCGGCGGCGGCGATGCGGATCGCCTCTCCGGTCGACATGGCACCGACGTGCGACACCACAGGGACTCGCCCGCCGGCCGCGGCGACCGCGGTCTCGACGACGGCGATGCGCTCGCCCTCGGAGAGCAGTACGCCCTCCCCCGACGAGCCGCACACGTACAGCCCTTCGACCCCACGGCGGACGTCGCTGTCGAGCATCGTGGAGAGCGCGGCGTGATCGATGCTCTCGTCGGCGCGCATCGGGGTGACGGCGGCGGTGAAGAGGCGGTCGCCGAGCACGTCGGTCACCATGCGGTCCACCCTCCGTCGACGACGACGTTGGAGCCGGTCATGTACGCCGAGGCGTCGGAGGCGAGGAACACCAGGGCGCCGTTGTACTCGTCGGCCTCGGCCATGCGGCCGATCGGCATGCGCTCGATGTAGTTCGCCTGGAACTTCGCATCCTGCGTGTCGCGGCGCACACCCGAGGGGGTGAGCGTGTTGACGCGGATGCCGGCACGGCCCCAGTACGTGGCGCAATAGCGCGTGAGGTTGTACAGCCCCGACTTGGCGGCCGAGTAGGCAACCGGCTTGATGAACGGGATACCGGTGTCCTCGGCCTTGTACGCGTAGATGTCCTGCACCGGCGAGACCATGCCGTAGATCGAGCCCACGTTGACGATCGAACCGCCGACGCCGGCATCCCGCATCCGCCGGCCCGCGGCCTGCGTGACGAGGAACGTGCCCACGAGGTTGGTGTCGACGACCTCCCGGAACACCTCCACCGGGAACTCCTCGAACGGCCCTGACACCTCCGGCGGGGCGCTGGGCTGCGTGTCGAGCCCGGCGTTGTTCACGACCACGGTCGGCACGCCCCAGGTCGCGAGCACCCGGTCGAAGCCGGCATCCACGCTCGCCTGATCGGTGATGTCCATCGCGACCGCCAGCAGCCGGCCGTCGGGGTCGTCGAGTCCGAGGCGGGCAGCCGGGTCGGCCACCTCGCTGCGGGAGGTGACGGCGACGCGGGCGCCGCGTTCGTGCAGCGAGCGGACGAACTCCGCGCCGATCTGGCCGAAGCCGCCGGTGACGATCACCACCTTGTCCCGGACGGAAAACAGCGGATCGAGTACTTCAGACATAGAGGAGAACTCCAGATTGCAGGGCGTTCAGCCCTTGACGGATCCTGCGGTGAGGCCGGAGACGATGCCCCGCTGCGCCCACAGGAAGAAGATGATCGCGGGGAGCGCGAACAGCAGCGCACAGAACATCACGACGTTCATGGGCGTGTAGAACTGGCCGAGGAACGACGACAGCCCGACGGATGCCGGCCACAGGTCGGACGACGAGATGAACGTGTTCGCGAACATGAACTCGTTCCACCCGTCGAAGAACGCGATGACCGCGGCGGCCGCAATGCTCGGCATGATCAACGGCAGCACGATCGTGGTCAGGATGCGCAGGCGCGAGCATC
It encodes:
- a CDS encoding MmcQ/YjbR family DNA-binding protein, producing MAGIDDVREIALALPGAAESVSGHTGQPAWRLKSGQFAWMRGPSATDSRQLDELGRSWPEGPVLAVRVSGLEEKEALLAAEPEGLFTIPHFDGYPGLLVPLDAVDRDRLAEIIADAWLVRAPAKVAREWLAERGLD
- a CDS encoding fucose isomerase gives rise to the protein MTYTLPTPASRPASAPKTAYLIASGDLREAANTGGWPVQVELEAGVTGVFNDLGWTVIRANDVDPSTGHGFISSQRMGLEVFKNIPVDAPLIVAEAVWQYSHHVLAGLRTHQGPILTVANFAGDWPGLVGLLGLNAGLTKMDKPYATIWSVDFTDEWFRAGIKEWTETGAITHDASHVRGLPELPDSPEKQLGEALAAELLAEKAIIGVFDEGCMGMYNAIFDDELLNKTGIYKERLSQSALYAEMLNVGEDEADAAYDWLIDAGMTFIYGEDAATELTREQVQWQLKMYIAALRIADDFGLDAVGIQYQQGLKDLVPASDLAEGILNSTERPPVTSRDGSRVLHEGRAFPHFNEADEGVAVDALVTDRVWRAMGLVPDNTLHDVRWGEDYDGQFVWVYEISGSVPASHLGGWQNAEGWRQGHVFFPAGGATINGVSKSGELVLSRVFIADGILQADIFRASVVELPAEETQRRKDATNPEWPIAHVVLHGISRDQFMARHKANHAQTVYAPDAETADKALIAKAAMFAGMGIKVNLVGDVAV
- a CDS encoding FGGY-family carbohydrate kinase encodes the protein MRCTLGVDVGTSSTKGVLVAADGAIIASATRAHDVSRPRTGWVEMDAAIWWDEFVSITRELLSAHPDAEVTAVGVSGMGPCILLADEDDEPVRPAILYGVDTRAGDQIERMTADLGVAEITRVGGSTLTSQAGGPKIAWVADEEPDAWARARRLFMPASWLARKLTGAYVLDHQSASQVSPLYDIENEQWHAPFWEQYAATIAQPRLAWAGDIAGTVTDDAAALTGLAAGIPVITGTIDAWTEAVSVGAHEPGDLMLMYGTTMFMVFTNSVATGEETLRTPSMWTTAGVFPGTRNLAGGLSTSGALTAWLKDLTDADYPQLLAEAEASGPGARGLLVLPYFAGERTPIQDPDARGVIAGLTLEHSRGDLYRAALEATALGVRHNVETMREAGADIRRIVAVGGGTQGQLWLQVVSDVTGLVQEVPATTIGASYGAAFLAATATAADAEAPLITDWNPVAQTITPNAALRATYDTLFDRYVRLYAATVEVVHELAADQRAATDSAPHSRPSTSSTEES
- a CDS encoding SDR family oxidoreductase, producing the protein MSEVLDPLFSVRDKVVIVTGGFGQIGAEFVRSLHERGARVAVTSRSEVADPAARLGLDDPDGRLLAVAMDITDQASVDAGFDRVLATWGVPTVVVNNAGLDTQPSAPPEVSGPFEEFPVEVFREVVDTNLVGTFLVTQAAGRRMRDAGVGGSIVNVGSIYGMVSPVQDIYAYKAEDTGIPFIKPVAYSAAKSGLYNLTRYCATYWGRAGIRVNTLTPSGVRRDTQDAKFQANYIERMPIGRMAEADEYNGALVFLASDASAYMTGSNVVVDGGWTAW
- a CDS encoding LacI family DNA-binding transcriptional regulator, with the protein product MTTIYDVAERAGVSPATVSRVFNGTSVSAEKVAAVRKAAADLNFTPNRTARSLRTQSSEVIALVIPDIENPYFTEMARGVEDVASEAGYSVVLCNSDSQTEKEATYLQIAIAEHMSGVIIATASEATNLDSILSTGRPVVAVDRATRYDVDGVVIANRAAGIAATESLIEAGYRRIAYIGGPEDIDTAADRAAGWRAALAAAELSAEIGALQRFATFRVDGARAAMEELLDLPEPPDAVVAGNNLIGVGAIQVLTERGLTPPQFGVAVVGSLPFTTLSPTAVTMVRLPARHMGVTAARMLLERIGGDAQPARTVVLRGEVQHASAVRV
- a CDS encoding dihydrodipicolinate synthase family protein — translated: MVTDVLGDRLFTAAVTPMRADESIDHAALSTMLDSDVRRGVEGLYVCGSSGEGVLLSEGERIAVVETAVAAAGGRVPVVSHVGAMSTGEAIRIAAAAKDAGVAAISMIPPLYYGYSTPDVVRHFRSVIDAVDLPFVLYNIPQFTGRDISEGGFDELLALPQVVGVKHTSRNLYGAERIIRRYPHLTLVNGFDEFYLPALSIGARGAIGTTVSLQIELFLSLRRRFARGDLDGARAVQVRINDTVEGMVEVGVFGAAKYLGGRLSVPLGDCRAPLPAVDDDGRARLDTVFTRLQEHIAVTAEEDARAI
- a CDS encoding DUF2252 domain-containing protein; the protein is MNSEWAAPASHRDLLDRGIAARKRTPRRALAELADGTRDPLGILAAQNRDRIPELVPLRAERMAVSPFTFYRGTAALMAADLADAPHSGILVASCGDAHVSNFGFYASAERSLMFDLNDFDEAAWAPWEWDVKRLVASIVVGGQASGRPDDVIDDAVRGAVATYARGIARATELSPTARYFTHFSVESARGLLDKASQKVIRGAVKQAERRTGERAVRRLTETDAGGRRRFLPQAPTTTPVGAEVHQLVHDLVAQYRRTASSDIALLFEHFTVSDIARRVVGVGSVGTRCYLVLFQDGEGHTLLMQPKQASRSVLVEYGRIAQPAALQEVIDASGEGARVTSMQRILQALSDPFLGHLRGPNADFYVRQFHDMKGSIDVEELEDGPFITYAQACAATVARAHSQSVTASEVAGYIGSGRVVGQALLDWARAYAEVSLADYRAFLAASVAP